GGTGGCACCTGCTTGGGCCGTCAATTGATTGGATAATGTGAATTGGGACATTGGAGCATTGGATTGATGGTCGTGAAGGATCAATAAGATCATCAGGGAGTAGGAGAGGTCGTGCAGATTTGCTAGACCGAATCCACCACGTTGTTTATACTGAAGGGACATGGATGACTAGAGGTTGTCTAAGTCATGATCCCCGGTCTGAAGCGCAAAGGATTGTTGTTGAGCGGAAACATAGGTCTAATCCTAATCCATGATGAAACTAATAAAGATCGTCCGAAGTGAAATCTACTCAGCATTAATTAAATTTACAGTTTTACTTACCAACCCCGCTGCTGTAGCGAGTATTTTGTACCAAAAATTTCCTGTAGTTTTAGAAACAGCTGGTTTCCAGTAGGATGTCTAAAAGCGCGGCAGCAGCAATGATAAGTGATCAATGACCTTAAGTTAAAAAAGATCTAAATACATCAGGTTACAAGGCCAATTCTTCCAATACACTTATCTTACAAACATGTTATGCCAAAAGGCACAGCAAAGCAAAAGGTTGCATTTTAAGAAAGCACCACTTTAGTTTTGCGCTTCACTTCTTGTCATCTCTAAGGACGACATAATTGTGGCCATTAGTCTTCTGAATCTTCGATATTTTCTTCAGAATTTCAGCAAAAGCATTCTTGTCCTGCGGTGCGAAAAGAATCAACGTTAAAACATGCACTAGCTGAAAGGCAAACCATAACGGCTATGGATATAGTTTCATGTGTGGCTGCGGCCTCCAAGATGCAATTTTTAATCATTAATTCTTATAATTTTATGTTAATATATACCTTCATAGTATTATTTTCAACAACAAATCTATTAATATGGCTTTCATCACCAAGATAGAACCAAACATAATAATGAGCAAAGTTTGACAGCATTTATTCTAAAAGGTCAAACTAATGGGGGAGGGGATATACCATAGAAATAGGGCAACCTATTGAAATATATAATGAAACACTACTATGATATTTatagcctttttcattttaagATTTGAGGGATAATGCATCAAATATGGCTACATCAAAGTGACAACCTTCCTTTCCGATAGACCTATCCCACAAAGCCCTCAGGCTCAAGAACAAAAGGTATGTTCACACATGATGTTAAAAAATACCACAAATAAATCCTTCACATACTAATGAAGTAATGAGTTCATGACAAATCAAAAGAATTCCTAATGTGTACTTAGAAAATAGGTCCATGGCCAATTTTTCCATAACTAAAGTTAGGTAAATAGGAGCTAATTCCATGGCCAACTTTGCCATAATTAGCTAGACTTACGTAATTGTGGTATGCTAACAAAATTGTGGCAAACAAATGATAGTCAGTTCACAAAAAAGCTAAATTATGACATGGCCAAAAGAAATTTTACGACAATGAACTGAAACAATTATGCAACAACTGCTGGTGCTGCTCAGATTAGACGTTGCAACCATAGCCAACAGAGCAATGCCCCATTTAGTTCCATGGGTAGCCAAAGGGGCTTTGGAAAATGGAACTGGACTACAGGATTGAAACCAGTTATCAGCAAAACCAGTCAATGCAAACAGGTTTCTCTGTTTCGAACATTTTACAAGATAGATACTTAGATAGCCTCATGCCATTCTGGTATAAAAGATGAATTGAACAAGCAATTTTAGGTGCAGCATGCGAATATAGATTGGGTACCATAAATATGACCAGAGCAAAGTAAACAAAGAAATTGAACAAATCTATCTCTGGACTCCATAGTCCAGGGGGGTTTTGGTTGCCAGTCAAAGCAATCAacatgttttttcttcttctctaatCTCTACATGATTCACTAAGATTAATAACTATGTGCCTTTGGGTGATTACTTGAATTTAAAAGATTGTTTGAATTAgtatccaaaataaataaaaacggAAACTGACAAAACCTACCTCTGGACCTCGTAGTCTAGACTTAAATCTAGATACCAAATCTTGTGTAGTGACAGGAGCAACAGCAAGAAGAACAGTCCTGATTTCATCCTCTGTGACAGGAGATACATTTGCACTAGTTTTTGATGCAGCAGTGGCCTTTGATGCAGGTTTTGAGGAAGATAGTGTCTCATCTTTGGCCACTGATGTTTTTGTATCCTAAAAATAATGAAAGGATTTATCATTTAGAGACTAAATCAAAAGAAGCATTCTTGATAATAGTGTCTAAGAACTTACAGATTCCACCTTTGCTTTTTTGGAAGCTGCACCACCAGATGCTTTTGAATCATCACCACCACCTGATTTCCTCTTTTGCTTCGATTTGGATGCAGGAGGTGTGCCACGAGCATGTCCTGATGGTGTTGGTTTAGCGGGGCTGTTATCTACAGGTTCATCTTTGGGTTGATCCTTCTGTTTTGGAGCAAGCACTGGAGATGACTCATCCTCCTGCTACATGAAGAAATACAAACATAAACTCATCAGGATAATTTTAACATCTTTTCTGGCCAAAGTTTACCCTCCTAATACACTATGGAAAATACAATATTTAAGTTGAGAGAATAAATTATTACGTCATCATCTTCGTCATCCTCATCGGCATCTGACTCATTAAGTCCAGCAGCTTTCCCAAGAAGCTTTTTCAACTCCTTGCCAGACTTGCTCAGACCACCCTCTTCTTCATTCTCCTCATCATCCTAAAAGAATCCATTGTCACAGAATATTTGTTATTCTGATAGGGAACAGTCGCACCTATGAGCAAGAAAAAGTAGGAAATAACAAAAGGGAAGGGGAaatgcatatttgctttcaaataGGTTCACTACATTCATCATATATGGGTAGGTATTCTTCTTGTTCTAGTGGCATTTTTGCAAGAGGTGAGATCCCACAATAATGAGCTGCAAGCAATACAAAGCCTCTCTAATCAAAGAACTAGAATAGCTATCGAATACTTCTATTAGCATTGAATGAGAACCTTATAACAATGAACAGAAACTTAACACAGCTAAATCCTACTCCCtgcgttccaaaatataaggatttctagGTTGTCTAGCAAATACTAAGGTTAGGTCAAAAGATTCCTTTTTTAGCCACTTCAGTTAtcaattttctaattttgaattgcttagatTCCCTTTCCAATCATCCAATTGGCTTTGGAATCATTGACATGATGGGAATCAGTGCTGGAATGCTTATATTGTGGTACAAAATTCGAATCctagaaatccttatattttcaaacaaaGGTTTATGACCATCATAACAAGGTATCCCACTTCTACTTCAGgtcaatttattttgttgactGCTTTGTCATATTAAATTCAACACAAAAAGTCACATGTGGATTAAAACTGCTACATGAGACATGCATTATCAGGAGGTGTGGTATCAGAAACCATATGAATATTTACAAATCAGATACTTGTCACATTGCAGTAACAGATGAGATGTCAAAGTGTGCTCATTCAAGGTATTATACGAGAAAGACAAACTGTGATAACAGAACTCAtaattattttgaaatgaaTAATCCTGTCTACCTGCTTAATTTCAGGAGGAGCGGGAATCTCAGGAGCTAAATCTGCCCGCTCCTCTGGGTCTATATCCACAGCCTCATCGTCGTCAGTGAATGTTTCTTCGTGCTCCCAGTCATCACCTGACAAGGCAATTCCCAACAGAGATGTCAATCTCAGACTTCAAAATGCCCAAAAATATATAGGCATTGTTACTGTTTTATTCGCGTTGCACAAATTTCAGAATTGATCTTCTGCAAAAGAGCAAATGAAGCCCAATGTGATGGTGAATTGGGGATGTTATGCATTGTAGCTGAGACTttgctaaaaattatataaacacAAGTAACATGTGGAGGTCATCCAATGTAAAGAAGGCCATCAGACAAAAGGAATTACCACAAGCTTATGCTTCATGGTGTCTATAGACTCTTAAACAAATTTGATGAGAATGGCATATAAAAAACATATCGTATTTTAAAAGTGTTACTAAATAAGTTCTCTGAATCCACAACTGATTTTACATATGTCATGAAATCTCACTGGAAGAACCAAATGCATTCCAATTTTTGTCATGAAACCACACTGGCAGTACAAAAtgcattttaaatttttaagtatattaggcatTAATAACCTCAAACATCACATTACAGAATATGccaataacaaatatatatccctaaaaaaattaaacatatgAAATAGAAACTTCAGGCCAAGAAAAAGTAAAAACATCAAGGTACTATGCAATGGTAGTATAAATACAACTATTAGTTGTGTAGATCAACTGCAAAAGTATTGTTTTGAAGCAAGATTCAGAAGCACACCTTTTTCAATTTCATCATCCAAATCGAAGTCCAGATCCTTTCCAccttcctcatcatcatccatACTTTTTTTGTTGAGCGCAAGCCTATTTTTGCGTgcagcttcctcttcttcatcctcctcgCCTTTATCAGAATTGTTACCCTCTTCattatttttccctttcttgGGGCGggcattttctttttcagtgcCATTTGTAGGCTCAAGTTTCTTTATGTCTGAACCAAAGGCAGCCGGCCCATTTGTAGCTGCTTTCATCATCCAACGTTCATAACCAGTTGCACTGGTTTTTCTCTTATTCATCTTCTCTTCAGCCTCTTCCAGGGTAAGTTGTTTGTACTGTGCAATTTTACTGAAGTTATACCTAAAAGGACATAACAAAGAAACAGATAATCAAATTAGACAATTTTATCTGACTTTCAGTCTTAATTAAAGAACTAGTAGTATTAGGACCATTGCTGAAGATTGCTCTCTCGCTATCGGTCTGGATGTCAGCTGCAACTACAAAATTTAGGATTTTGGGTGGTGATTGCTGTATTTCTGAATCACCAGTCGGTTATGTTTCAGGGCTTTAAGTTTTAGAGCTATGTGCTGCTATTCTGTTATGTTTAGTGTCATCTACAAAACCAGCTATCTTGATAGCTTGTCTGGGATTGCTCTGTATCTGAACCAAACTTTGTAGTCTTCTCATTTCTAGTAATGGAAATGGGGGCTTAATGcctttggtaaaaaaaaaaagtattaggACCATTGCTAAGACTATCACTGTAGTTTCTAAACAGTGTGCTTGGCACTCCCTTGGATTATAATCCAAAgcttattttgaattttagacaGACTTTAGGATTAGTTTTTAGGGATTTTCTTCTACACTTTTATTGCCTGATTCTTTTTCATGATCTAAGAAGGCAAGTTAAAGAAAATCCACCTACAATTATTCttaaagaaacaaactttaaaattcaaaattgattTGGATTATAATATAAAGGAATGCTAAGCACACCCATGAACAACTTTTTGAAACCTACCTTTGTTGCTAACAAGGGTGAAAGCGACAAAATCACTTTAGTTTTGTCCACTAAATCATGTTTGGACATATGGAAATGGTCAAGTAAAATGTTTAATGAAATATTATCATAATATCGTACTTCTGTAGTTTTTTTAGCATAtccaaaaatatcttcaattttgcATCCATGAGATTTTGACAACTTTGATTAAAAGCGAGCATCTAAAATATTGAGCAAGTCTATTACCAAGAACCAGCAGGATATGCATGAAATTCCTTGCCATGCATCATCAACAAATAGTATGTAGCTGTTGATGACTGTGATCCCTCCATTTGACCTTGATACTGATATTGCCCAGTTTCATCTTCCAAAATCCATGGCTTCCTATTGTATTTTTCCTAGTTTTGCAAAACATATATACACAAAGTTAACAgagccaaccaaacaaaacttcATACAGATGTTCAGAATTTCTATGGCTCAAAAACCCCAACCCCGTACAGAAAATGGCAACATCTGGTACAAGCAAAGTAAAATAAATTGTGGGAAGTATTTAATGTAGAAGCAATAGATATGTGCTATCATGCAAGTTTGAATGTGACCCACTGGGTGAGATGCATTGGACTAAAGGAAAGTAGAAACCATAGTATCCCtcctttattatttttcaatacGCCGTTATGCAAATTCTCATTCATGTGGTCCTATATTGGAATTAAAACTGATCCATCCAAATCATGTGCGGTGGGGGGTTCACTATAACAACTAGATGTTGCCCGTAAActatttgaatttgaaagtATGACTCCACAAGAAAGTCAAAGGGAGTAATGAAATGGAAGAGAGAAGTCATATCTTCATCAATCTATTTTGGGCCTTGCATGGttaactaaaaaaataccaAAGATATTTTTTTGTCCTTCTATATTTATTCCAGTTTCTCTTTTTGACATCTTGTGTTAGCAAAAGCCCTAGCCCAATATGTCAACCACACgaaaacatatatttgtttaaattttttacataaaatGAAGACTAGTCTGAAACTTGACGGACCAAACCAAAGCCTTTTCCCCGAATGGAAATAGATGACCTCATCAGCTTTTTCGCATACCATTGAGTGCAGGTATTGGGAGATTAAAATGGTGTATAGTTATGAGGAAATGGACTATGTAATGCTACATTGGTACATCTGATAATTAAAACACTTTACCAAGACATACAGTGAAGGCTGAAGATTCAACAGTCATTTGTTTTCCAAAACAGAAAGCACATGATAAAACAGTGATTTCCATGAATGCATACCCGCATATTCTCAGGAATCTGGCGACCTTGTAACCCCTCCTTATGAAGAGACCATTTGTTTTCCGCACTCTTCTTTTTTGAGAAAGGGGGTAAACCAGTCACAAATCTTCCAATAGAGAAGCTCTTATCTGTGGTGGCATTGGCCCGTACATTATATTCCTGCAACCGAAAGATCCACATAGAGGATGTCAGTGTAAGCAGATGAACCAAATAGCAAGCCACCAGAACAAGAACTTTGTTTTTCTTGAATATGCAAGAAAGCTgtgtatcatttcattaagagagGAGGAAAACATGGGTAGAGAAGCAAAAGCCCTCCCTCACCCTACAAACAAACAGGACTTATGGTTACAtggaaaaacaacaaaaaatgaCCTCGCCCAAGTGGGGTTAGCGACCTACTAAGGAACCCCCTGAGCTTAGAAGCTCCAGACATACACCAAAAGACACACTCATTAGCCACCATTTGGATGACAGTCATTACATTAGGATGGACGCTGTTAAACACGCGGTCGTTTGTATGCTTCCAGATTTCCCAAGCCACCAAAATGATAATCAAATTGAGACCTTTTTTGAAATCCTTGTTTGCGCTGTAGACAAAACTAAGATTGTTTGCACTGACAAGAAGAACTATGAACTGACAGCCCACATTGTTTGCACTGTGGACAAAACTATGATTGTAAGTGAATAAAATCCAAGAGAGTAACCACAACATTAATTCGTACCGGGACAAACAGTGTGAAATGAACACCCTGAAATCTAGTAAAAACCAAATCTTGATGACAAATTTTCTCTTCCTATTCATTCATTTCATATCTTCTAAAATATTCATGCATTTCATATCTTCTAAAATGAATTGTTCTGAAACAGGAAACTGAATCACCCATTTCTAATCCGATTAATGGAGCTTCTTTACAAGTCTACGTCAAGCTGCAACCTTTGTGTTCACAATTACTCCACAAGACCATGACAATATCAATATGGGTCCATAATACATCGAAGAGAATTCAGCTCACGAAAGGCGTCGTGTTGGAACCCTAAATTATACCATCAAGCATCACGATTCCCGAACAATCCCCCAACGACCCACCCAAAAGGGCACAAATAGAGAGCACCGCACGCAGCCGGAAACCCTAGATCGCGAGCGCGGGCCACAACCCCCATAAGAAGGCACGGCACGGGAGGAGCGGAGACGGAGGGAGGGGGGATCCATACATACCCTGATGAGGTTGGTGATGGGGGCCGAGCAGACGAGGCAGCGGGCGCGGGAGAGCGCCATGGATTTGCCGCAGGAGCTGCAGAGCGTGGTGTGCTTGCACGACGTGCCGTAGAGGTCCGACGGCGAGCCGCAGCCCTCGCACGCCGCCTTCAGCACCAGGTCGGCGCTCCCCATCGCCGGAGAGGGGCCAGCCAccggagaggggggaggggcgggGCGGGGCTACGGCGCCCCTTCCGGCGAGCGGAGGTGGGggatcgcggcggcggtggcggccgtttTGGGTCGTCTCTCGTGGAGTGTGGGTGTGCGGGTGGTCGGGTGGCGTGAAAATGGAAACGGGAACGGGGTGGGTTTGCTGCTGCTGTCTGGGTACTTGTACCGGTTGAAGatggaaatggaaatggaaacaGGGTTCGGTTGGATTTTGTACCGGAGAGACCAGAGACGGATTGGACCGGGCTGGGCTGGGTCCATGTGGTGTATCCACTTGGATCTCCCTGGGtctgtaaagttttttttaaaaaaattaacgtctcttttctttttttgagaactttTAATTAAGTAGAAAAAGAttcccgtgcgttgcaacgggtaaaaactTTTTTCCATGTTATATTAAGAGTTGAgtaataaattgaaatattggAATCACTGTACACTATGattgaaaaagttaataaaaatcTTAACATTGGGATCGCTATAGAttgtaattaaaaatattaatgaaAATATTTCCTGGGTTTTCGGTCGAAAGGCATTCCTTCCTTTTCAGCCCTAGGCTAGTGCGCTACCTCCCTTCATTTGGTCTGCTTCTCTTCGACCCTACCATCTTCAACTTCCCGAATATGACTaccatcttcaacctcccgAAGATAATCCTGTGTCCGTGCCCGTACGTTTGCCAAAGCAAATCTCCCCATCAAATACGGCCGCATCTTTCTAGATCAGCCAAAATTGGTCGAGTGTTTTTATCCACTCGATCTACTCTTTCCGTTTTCCCCAAAATCAGAGTATAAAACTTGGGATAAAAATAACCAGGGAagatcgtcgtcatcatcggcaGCTGTAAAACAGAGATTAAATCCGGCAATTAAAGCCGAATCGAAGGGAAAATCATAgagaaaatgatgagagaggattggggaatcgatttttgcaatcaaattggaggagaaaacacacGATCGATatagcggcggcgcggcgctagggttcaccTCGGGAGGCGTGTAGCGAACCGATGGGATTATAAAATCggatgagaaaataaaaagcgCACAGGAGAAAAAACCGGTGACAACAAAGATTgacgaaaaaaactaaaagcgcCCGGGAGATGCGCGGTGAATAGATCGGATTAAAAAAAGGACAACAAACCAAAAGGCTTAGCGTGTGCGCTGCGTAAAAAAACTCTCTTGCAtgcaaagaaaaaacagaaaaaaaaataccggtgccaaagaaaaccaaaagaacttttttgattttttactgggagattttatttttcctttttctacaGGAGTAGGACAagagatgatttttttcttttctttttagtgACGATGGAAGCTTATTTTTTAGCTCGTtaagtcggacttttttttctttctttttttacctttcttgagtcggacttttttttttctttcttttttacagAGGACGGGAATTTCCTTTTTTAAgtagagatatagattaaaatcgaaagataaaattaaaatcgTTTCAAACAcagatgatgtaccaaaattctgacaaaaacatcttcaattgttatatttaactagaaaaaatgcccgtgcgttgcaacgggtgaagtctattttaattttattattgtaatACGGTTTAGTAAAGTTGAAATTCattgtgagaattcgcttggatatatatttttctaaaaaatcataagctgcaattaggagtctgattatctcaagttagtatgcaagtttttttaaagagatttcttatacaactgctcctatattttcaaaagcgaacgaacttaaaaaccgacttatacacggataacgtaccaaagtaccgacaaaaacatctataatttttataatagtttcaccgtgagaattcgcttggatatatattttcatagaaaatcatgagctaccattaggactccgatcatctcaagttagcatacaaatatttttttaaagagatttcttatatgactccttctgtatttccaaaagtgaacgaacttaaaacccaACTCAAATACaaatctgtatttccaaaagtaaaataatttaaaaaccgacttatacacggataacgtaccaaGTATCGGCAAAAAatctccaatttttttaaaaagtagagATTAAAGGTCGAGCTGCCATTTTATAAATTTCATTTGATAATTGCATTATTCTATTTGACTATTTATGTTACGTAAGGCAAGCTACTTGTGCGTTTTTACGTTAATTTGATGTATTTAGAGTTCGCCGGCATTGGTGTACATGTAATCTTTTAAACTCCTCTTGACACTTCTGCACACATCACCGTATTTTGGTACGACACAGATTATTAATTATATTTCCTCTGGTGTCTACCTGGGCAAAAGTATCTAATGAGATTCAATCTATTGATAGCAACATGGTAATTAACCTTAATCACTGAAAGTTATGTGTAAAAGTACATCTACTACACGTCGTTTGCGAGAGAATATGGTGTTGGTGGGCATGATGCATGTGGTTGCATGTAGTATCACCGGGTGTCGTGCTGGGCCGTTGGGCCCACCTATCGTGCAGGGACAGTAGCCAGCGGCCACGGCGCCAACCCAGGACTCCAGGAGCCTGGCCCATCGCACAGCCACACACATCGCACAGGCACAGCCAAACACAGCACTATTGAGGTGGCTAGTGCGAGCAGGTCAGATTCGACCGGATGGGAATAGTGCACCGGcactgttcttcttcctcctttagCCCAAACCTGAGCGGAGACGGAGATCGGCGCTCGGACGCATGGCCCTGTGGTGACGGGATGGCAACGACAACCTCAGCGGAGTGTGCTCAACGGCGCGGCTCTACCACTGGTTGCGCCATCCAGGGCGGGATAGAATGGAGTCGCACACAACAGGAACGATGCGGCACCGGTCCTGGCGGAGAGAGAGACAACAACAGCGGTCTCcagtgacttttttttttttgtcatacatTGGCGTCACAATGCGTTCCCAGATGTGGCGAACTCGTTTTACTCGCTGGAGGCGGAGAAAGAATGtgggaggacggcgacgacgagatgCAGCAGCGAGGATAGGAGCTCTTTGCTCCCATGGAGGCCTCCATGGTGCTAGAGGCACGGCAGGAAGACGGAAGACAGCATGCAGTGCCGGTTTAACCAAGCAAGGGTGGCAGTGATGCAAGAGTCGAGACACGATGATCTAGATCAAGTATAATGAAGCtcactgtcgaaacaagatttcggcaataataaaagggggtggctgtcaagctaggaaagtggatgtgtttggagacaaggaattttatacaggttctggccttcttattcaagaagtaataccctaatcctgtccggggatgattccgccgagtatgttattgattgtataaactgaGAAAAAAGcatcgtgcccctagaggcacccggacccctccttatataggggaagggatccgtattaTAAAGTACAGACCATATCTTAACAGAATAT
The sequence above is drawn from the Oryza glaberrima chromosome 10, OglaRS2, whole genome shotgun sequence genome and encodes:
- the LOC127752616 gene encoding transcription initiation factor IIF subunit alpha isoform X2; this encodes MGSADLVLKAACEGCGSPSDLYGTSCKHTTLCSSCGKSMALSRARCLVCSAPITNLIREYNVRANATTDKSFSIGRFVTGLPPFSKKKSAENKWSLHKEGLQGRQIPENMREKYNRKPWILEDETGQYQYQGQMEGSQSSTATYYLLMMHGKEFHAYPAGSWYNFSKIAQYKQLTLEEAEEKMNKRKTSATGYERWMMKAATNGPAAFGSDIKKLEPTNGTEKENARPKKGKNNEEGNNSDKGEEDEEEEAARKNRLALNKKSMDDDEEGGKDLDFDLDDEIEKGDDWEHEETFTDDDEAVDIDPEERADLAPEIPAPPEIKQDDEENEEEGGLSKSGKELKKLLGKAAGLNESDADEDDEDDDEDESSPVLAPKQKDQPKDEPVDNSPAKPTPSGHARGTPPASKSKQKRKSGGGDDSKASGGAASKKAKVESDTKTSVAKDETLSSSKPASKATAASKTSANVSPVTEDEIRTVLLAVAPVTTQDLVSRFKSRLRGPEDKNAFAEILKKISKIQKTNGHNYVVLRDDKK
- the LOC127752616 gene encoding transcription initiation factor IIF subunit alpha isoform X3, with amino-acid sequence MGSADLVLKAACEGCGSPSDLYGTSCKHTTLCSSCGKSMALSRARCLVCSAPITNLIREYNVRANATTDKSFSIGRFVTGLPPFSKKKSAENKWSLHKEGLQGRQIPENMREKYNRKPWILEDETGQYQYQGQMEGSQSSTATYYLLMMHGKEFHAYPAGSWYNFSKIAQYKQLTLEEAEEKMNKRKTSATGYERWMMKAATNGPAAFGSDIKKLEPTNGTEKENARPKKGKNNEEGNNSDKGEEDEEEEAARKNRLALNKKSMDDDEEGGKDLDFDLDDEIEKGDDWEHEETFTDDDEAVDIDPEERADLAPEIPAPPEIKQDDEENEEEGGLSKSGKELKKLLGKAAGLNESDADEDDEDDDQEDESSPVLAPKQKDQPKDEPVDNSPAKPTPSGHARGTPPASKSKQKRKSGGGDDSKASGGAASKKAKDTKTSVAKDETLSSSKPASKATAASKTSANVSPVTEDEIRTVLLAVAPVTTQDLVSRFKSRLRGPEDKNAFAEILKKISKIQKTNGHNYVVLRDDKK
- the LOC127752616 gene encoding transcription initiation factor IIF subunit alpha isoform X1 is translated as MGSADLVLKAACEGCGSPSDLYGTSCKHTTLCSSCGKSMALSRARCLVCSAPITNLIREYNVRANATTDKSFSIGRFVTGLPPFSKKKSAENKWSLHKEGLQGRQIPENMREKYNRKPWILEDETGQYQYQGQMEGSQSSTATYYLLMMHGKEFHAYPAGSWYNFSKIAQYKQLTLEEAEEKMNKRKTSATGYERWMMKAATNGPAAFGSDIKKLEPTNGTEKENARPKKGKNNEEGNNSDKGEEDEEEEAARKNRLALNKKSMDDDEEGGKDLDFDLDDEIEKGDDWEHEETFTDDDEAVDIDPEERADLAPEIPAPPEIKQDDEENEEEGGLSKSGKELKKLLGKAAGLNESDADEDDEDDDQEDESSPVLAPKQKDQPKDEPVDNSPAKPTPSGHARGTPPASKSKQKRKSGGGDDSKASGGAASKKAKVESDTKTSVAKDETLSSSKPASKATAASKTSANVSPVTEDEIRTVLLAVAPVTTQDLVSRFKSRLRGPEDKNAFAEILKKISKIQKTNGHNYVVLRDDKK